A portion of the Megalobrama amblycephala isolate DHTTF-2021 linkage group LG23, ASM1881202v1, whole genome shotgun sequence genome contains these proteins:
- the dusp1 gene encoding dual specificity protein phosphatase 1 — MYFELSFSTMVIMEVSTIDSASLRDLLEGDDPDCLVLDCRSFFSFSSSHISGSSNVRFSTIVRRRARGGLGLEHIVPNEDTRNRLLSGEYQSVVFLDDRSLEMGEVKKDGTLMLAVNALCRNPCGASVFLLKGGFDTFSSEFPEMCTKPVPPQGLSLPLSSSCRPNTADSSSCTTPLYDQGGPVEILPFLYLGSAYHASRKDMLDMLGITALINVSSNCPNHFEDHYQYKSIPVEDNHKANISSWFNEAIEFIDSVRNKGGRVFVHCQAGISRSATICLAYLMRTNRVKLEEAFEFVKQRRSIISPNFSFMGQLLQFESQVLASSTCSSAAGSPAIGKSSTVFNFPVHTAASPLSFLQSPITTSPSC, encoded by the exons ATGTATTTCGAGCTATCATTCTCTACTATGGTCATCATGGAAGTGTCCACCATCGACTCGGCCTCGCTTCGGGATCTGTTGGAGGGAGATGATCCGGACTGTCTGGTTCTGGACTGCCGCTCGTTCTTCTCCTTCAGCTCGTCTCATATTTCGGGCTCCAGTAATGTGAGATTCAGTACTATCGTGCGCCGGAGGGCCAGAGGGGGGCTGGGGCTCGAGCATATCGTGCCCAACGAGGACACCAGGAACAGGCTTCTGTCCGGGGAATACCAGAGTGTCGTGTTCCTGGATGACCGCAGTCTGGAGATGGGAGAAGTGAAGAAAGACGGGACTTTAATGCTCGCTGTGAACGCTCTGTGTCGCAATCCATGTGGAGCAAGTGTGTTCCTTCTTAAAG GTGGATTTGACACGTTTTCTTCTGAGTTTCCTGAAATGTGTACGAAGCCGGTTCCCCCTCAAGGCTTGAGTTTACCTCTGAGCTCCAGCTGCCGTCCCAACACCGCCGATTCCTCCTCCTGTACAACCCCTTTATACGACCAG GGTGGCCCTGTAGAAATCTTGCCATTCCTATATTTAGGCAGCGCTTATCACGCCTCCAGAAAAGACATGCTGGACATGTTGGGAATCACGGCCCTCATTAACGTCTCCTCCAACTGCCCCAACCACTTTGAAGACCACTATCAGTACAAGAGTATTCCTGTTGAGGACAACCACAAAGCCAACATCAGTTCCTGGTTCAACGAGGCCATTGAATTTATTG ATTCTGTACGGAATAAAGGTGGACGCGTCTTCGTTCACTGCCAAGCGGGGATCTCTCGTTCCGCCACCATCTGTTTGGCTTATCTGATGCGCACCAACCGCGTCAAACTCGAAGAGGCCTTTGAGTTCGTCAAACAGCGGCGCAGCATCATCTCGCCCAACTTCAGCTTCATGGGGCAGCTCCTGCAGTTCGAGTCCCAAGTGCTCGCCTCCTCGACGTGTTCCTCGGCGGCAGGAAGCCCCGCCATCGGCAAGAGCAGCACTGTGTTCAACTTCCCCGTCCACACGGCGGCCAGCCCTCTTTCCTTCCTGCAGAGTCCCATCACTACCTCGCCCTCCTGCTGA